The Hornefia porci genome contains the following window.
GCGATTTCTCTATCGGAGATACCGGCAGGATATACTGGCTGACAAAGGACGGCGGCATTTATTATCAGTCGGATATGAAGGATTCCGAGGAGCAGGGGGAAATTTTCTCCAAAAATATTTTTGAGAAGGGGGACGTGGGCTCCGCGAAGGAGAAGGCCATGCGCGAAGCGCTGAAGAGCGGCCGCGGTATTTACGAATACAGCGAGCGGCGCCGGGAAAAGATTTTGTTCTGCTCAAGAGTCAGCGACACGGACACCGTGCTTCTCATCGAAGTAAACAGAAGCGAGATCGTGCCCCGGAACCGCATCGACCTGCCCACCGTGCTGATCCTCATCCTCGTCACCATCCTGATGTCCTTCATCTTCCTGATGTGGCTGCGCTACAATTTCTCTCATCCGATGAATGACCTGGTGGCCCGGGCCAACCGGATATCGGAGGGGGATTACAGCCTGATCCGGCGCGCCGCGGATGAGAGCGAGCTTCGGGAGATCCGCGACCTGGACCGGGCTTTTACCACTATGAACGCCAGGATTGAGGAGTATACCCGCTCGATTTCCAAGAGGAACAAAGAAATCAGCACGATTCTTGAGACTATCGAGGGCACTCTGCTCATTGTCAACCGGAACGGGGAGGTCGTCGTTTCCTCCCGCGAATCGGAGTCGGTTTCGCCTGAAATCGTGATGAGGGAGCTGGAGAAGCTGCGGAAGGAACCTCATCCCCGGATGGATTCGGAGCAGATTATCCTGGGAAGCGAGGTGTACCGCAACACTTATTATCCGATCTGCGGCGAAGGCGGTGAACTGTCGGAGGTGGTCATCAGCAGCGACAAGGTGACCCAGAGCGTTCTTCTGGAAAAGGAAGTGCAGCAGATGGAGAAGATGGCGGGCATCGGTCAGTTCGCGGCTGCGATTGTCCACGAGCTTAAGAATCATCTTGCGGTGATGAAGGGCGCCGCGTACATTCTGAAGCTGGAGGGTGTGAACAAAGAGGAGGTCGGCCGCATCGAGCGCGCCGCAGACGAAGCGGAGAAGGTCATCTATACGCTGCTGGATTATTCCAGGGACGATGATGAGAGGATGGAGATGGTGCATGTGGGCACCTTCATCCGGCAGATTCTTCTTCTCTCCAACAAAACCCTGATCCGGCAGAATATCGAGGTCATCGAGAATATCGACAGCAGCTGCTATATCCATATGGGAAGCCCCGAGGCTCTGAAGGTGATTCTGCAGAATATCATCATCAACGCCATCCAGGCGATCGGTGCGGACGGGCGCATCGAGATCGACTGCCGGCGGGACGGAGATAATGTTGAGATTTCCGTGAAAGATGACGGAGAGCCGATACCGGCAGACCTGCGGGAGAAAATATTCGAGCCCTTTTATACCACAAAGGAAAACGGCAACGGCATCGGCCTGTGGATTACGAGGCGGCTGACGGATTCCCTGGGCGGAACAGTAACAGCGACAACCGACGAGAATTCAGTGACGGAATTCGACATCATCCTCCCGGTAAACACCCCGCAGGACAACTGAACGCTCGCCACGCTGCACGACAGTTTCCACACCCGGCGAGCGCGCCGCACGACGGCACCTCGCACGGCCTCTACACGACGGCACTCACGCCTGGCGAGTGCGCCGTGAATGAACAGCGAAGGGACGACGAGTGACACGCCGCGGATGAGATAGGAGAAAAAAGAAATGAAAAGCAATTCGATACTTCTGGTGGATGACGACCGGGAATTGCTTGGCGTCTATCAGAAAATATTCACACTGAAGGGATTTCAGGTGCAGACGGCGGACAACGGCTCCGCCGCGCTGAAGCTTATGTCGCGAGGCGGGATATCCGTGGTGATTCTGGATATTATCATGCCGAAAATGGACGGGATGGAGGTCCTTCTGCGGATTAAGGAAAACTGGCCCGCCACTGAGGTCATCATGCTGACGGCGGAGGGCTCTATCTCCGGCGCAGTGGATGCAGTGAAAAAAGGAGCCTACACATACTTTGTCAAACCGGCGGATATCGACGAGCTGATTGTGAATGTCACAAAGGCACAGGAGCTGGCGGAGGTCCGCAGGGAAAATCATCGCCTGAAGCAGCACATCGACACGATATCGGTGACGAACCGTCTGATCGGGGAAAGCGACGCTGCCCGCAAAATGCGGGAGGAAGCGGTAACCATCGGGAGGACGATGGCGTCCGTACTGATTACCGGAGAAAGCGGAACCGGAAAAGAAGTGATGGCGCACATGATTCATCAGTGCAGCGAGCGCGCCGACAAGCCCTTCGTCTCTGTCAACTGCGCCGCATTCAATGAAAACCTGATAGAAAGCGAGCTCTTCGGCAGTGAACGGGGAGCATACACCGGTGCGGAGAAGCGTCGCAAAGGGCGGTTCGAGATTGCCGACGGCGGGACTATTTTCTTCGATGAGATTGGCGAGCTGAGTCTGAACATGCAGGCCAAGCTGCTGCGCGTGCTGCAGGAGAAAGCGTTTGAACGGGTCGGCGGAAGTGAGACAATCCAAAGCGATTTCCGTCTGATTTCCGCCACAAATGCAGATCTGAAGCAGGCGGTGGAAGAGGGCCGATTCCGCCTGGATCTTTATTATCGCATCAACATTCTGCCCATCGAAATCCCGCCGCTGCGGACTCGGAAAGAGGACATTCCGCTTCTTGCCGTTTACTTCCTCGACCGCATCTCAAAAGAAATGAACCGTCGAATCGCCCCTCCGCCCGAAGCCCTGATGAACTGCCTGTGCAATTACGATTGGCCTGGCAACATCCGCGAGCTGCGCAACATTATCGAGCGCCTGGTCGTCATGGCAAAAGACGGCCGCGTCTCCGTATCTGACCTTCCGCCCGAAATCCGAACCGGGTCCGCAGTTTCAACAGGCGATAGCCGAGGCATGCCAGCCGCTTCAACGGGCGATAGCCGAGGCATGCCAGCCGCCCCTCCGGACGACAGCCGAGGCATGCCGGTCACCTCGGCGAGCGGTCATCCCGTTGGGCACGAAGCTCTGCGGAGCGCCACACACAACTTTGAAAGAGATTATATCACCGAGGTGATGCGCCGCAATAGCTGGAACGTCACAAAGGCTGCCCGGGAAATGAACATCGCCCGCAAGACACTCTACAAAAAACTCAACGACTACGGCATCAAATACCGGTAGCCTGCGTCATCAGATTCCGGCAGCTTCCGCCATCAGATGCCGGCGGCATCTTGACCGCCGGCAGTTTGTGCCATCAAATTACGGCAGTATCTTGACCGCCGGCAGCCTGAGTACAAAAAGATGTTCACAGTCATTCATCCGCCGCCGACTGCGAAGGAACGCCCGCCGTCGGCTTATCCGCGGGCAGCACTGTCGCCGCCGACTGCGAAGGAACGCCCGCCGTCGGTCTATCCGCGGGCAGCACTGTCGCCGCCGACTGCGAAGGAACGCCCGCTGTCGGTCTATCCGCGGGCAGCACTGCTGTCATCAGAAATCCCGGCTTCGGCGCGAGAGCGATACGGGTTTGACCGCGCGGGCGCCGTGCCATTACCGATCTGCTTGCGAGCGCCGAACAGATACGCCCGTGATGTGCCGCTGTTCGCACTTGAGTGGTTGATGGGCGCATCGATGAGCCCGCGATGGGAGATGACGAAGAGAGAGCAGCCGACGAACTCGAAACGAAGCAATTCTCATGAGAGTCAATGACGAACTATGACTGGTGTTGGACTTCATATCGTAAATTAACGATTACAAACCCTCTTAAAAGGCCGTTATTTTGAAAATCTGCCACAAAACGCAAAAAAAACCAAAAATGTGGCAGAATGTGCGCTAAAAATTTACATATTTTACCATCATAACCAAAGAAATATACATGCAGACTAAATTTTGCGTTATATTTTTTATAAAATACGGTACGAATGACTTATTTTCGATACTCTAATTTTGTAATATATGTTATACATATCAAAAACGCCATGAGATCTGCCACATTTCTCGAAAAAAACCAAAAATGTGGCAAGTCTGACCACTCTCTAACTCAGAAATTAAAAAATGGGATCGAATAATAAAGATTTGCAGGCAGCAATTGATGAATCGGGGTTTATATGATTATCCTGACTCAAATATCTTTCATTCGTATTGCTCTCGGTATTGCTCAACTCGCACTTTTACGTAGTTTGCCCATGACTTAGCCCGCGGCTCGCTGCTCGCCGTCACCATTCGACACACCTTAGCCCGCGGTTCGCCGTCCGTCGGCACCGTTTGTTGATCCTTCGCCTGCGACATGTCACTCGTTGTTAACATGTCGCTCCTCTTCCGCCCACGACCCGCGGCTCGCCGCTCATCCGCTTGTCGGCGCTGCCGTCACCGTTTGCTGTACCTTCCCCTGCGGTCATTTGCAGGATCCGATTTACAAATTTTTTCAGCCGTAACAATTGTTACGGATTTCTTTGCTGTCCTTCGCCATAATAGCATCAGAAGGTGAAAAGCGGAGCCCCCGCAGAGCCGGTGGATGCGGACTTGCGAGAGATGAAGAGCAGAGCCTTCGCAAACAATGAAAGCGGAGCCTTCGCAGGTAATGAGGGCGGGACCTTCATGAACCGGGAAATCGAAAAACCAAAATTTATAGCAGTATTGCAGGAGGTATAGAAATGGATAATGTAATGAATGCGACGAAAGTGACAAAGGATATGCTGGTGGGGGATATTGTGGCGAATATTCCGGGTGCGGCGGAGGCACTGATGAATGCGGGGATGCACTGTCTGGGGTGCCCGGCTTCTCAGAGTGAGTCGCTGGAGAACGCGAGCATGGTGCACGGGCTGGATCCGGATAGTGTTGTGGAAGCCGTAAACGCGGCGATTGCGGAGGCGTAACGATGAGTGCATTTTTGGGACCGATTCATTATTGGCTTTATAACAAAATCAAGGTTCAGGAGGATCTGACGGCAGCGATTGCGGAAGCCGGCAGCCGGAACGGATGGGCGGCGCTGAAGGACGGCAGACTGAAGGCGGAGTGTGTGGACAATGACCTGGCGCCGCTGGAAACGCAGATCGACACCGCAAACATTCACGGATGGCTGCAGGCCCGGATTGATGATGCGGAAGCGCGGTATGCCAGGCTGGTTACGGAAATACTGAAACAGGAGCCGCGCCTGGAGGAAATCACAGAGGCTGCATTTTTGTACGGGAAAAGCCTCCGCACGACGACGGAAACCGCCATGGATGCGTATCGCCTGCTGGACGAGTCGCTGCTGGACGGAATGCCCTGCGACAATGTCAATCAGGTGACGCAGAACGACGCCGGGGACTTCCGCTGGCAGCGCACCGCGGACCTTCACGGTAAGTACTGGACGGATCCTGCCGCGCCGCCGGACGTCTACTACCGGATTCGCGAGGCCATGATCCGCGGGATGCTGGAAGACACCGGATTTGATTTTGTTGACGAGGGCGGCAGCTGCCGCATCGCATAGTAGGAGGAGAGTTATGTACGCGACAGATGTGATGGTGGAGGAGCACAAAAACATCAACTATATGCTGCGGGTGATTCGGGAGATCTGCTGCGGAATCCTGGAGGGCGCGCCGGTTGATGCGGACGAACATCGGAGGATTATTGATTTTGTGCGGAACTACGCCGATCGTTATCATCACGGGAAGGAGGAAAAGTTTCTTTTTCCTGTTATGGAGAGCAGACTGGGGGTTCCGGGACAAAGTCTGATTCGCCACGGCATGCTGGTGGAGCACGATCTGGGACGCGCCCATGTGGCCGACTGGGAGAATGCGCTGGAGCTTTATGAGAAGGAGCCCCTGACCACGCACAAGCTGGATATTCTGACCGGCGCGATGGGTTACGCCGACCTCCTTCAGCGGCATACCGAGAAGGAGAACAATGTGGTTTATCCCTACGGCGAGGCGCACCTTCCCGCTGACGACAAAGCCGTAATTGACGGGCAGGCCCGGGAATTTGAGGCCCTGCCGGAGTCAGAGGACGTTCGCGAAAAACATCTGACGTTCCTGAGAGAAATGATGGAAAAGTACGGAGTAGAATACAGCCGGTAACGTACAAGACCGGCAGCGCCTATGGTCGCCGTTGTCTGTGACTGGCGACAGCGACATCCACGCCGCCGACATCCGAGGCCGATAACGTACACAATCTGTGGCAGACAATCTGCCGCAGTTTTTTTTGTTCAGGCTTCATGACTGAATATCCTTTTTCGCTTCTGCACCCGGTTCGTCATCGGACAATGTGTCGGTGCCCGTCTCCCCTGAATCAGGTCGATCTGCTGCGGAACGCTCAGAACCCGGAGGCGAACAACACTCAGAGCGCGGAGGCGAACAACACTTAGAGCCCGGAGGCGAACTTCGTATTGAATCCGGCGGTGAGTGCGTGTAGAATATTGGTAGAATTACAGTCTTGAGAGCGAAAGGATGCCGGAGCAGAAGGAGACCGGAATGGGGAAATTCAGCAATTTGGAAAAGTCATTAAAGATCGGGGAACTTACGTCCCGAAACCGGTTTTGTGTACAGCCGATGGAATGCTGTGACGCAGAGGAGGACGGGAATGTTTCGGCTCGCGCGCTGAAACGATACGCCCGGTACTGCGACGGCGGGGCCGGAGCTGTTGTGATTGAGTCTGTGACACTGCAGTATGCCAGCAGGAGTACGCGCCGCCAGCTGCTGCTGAATGTCCACGACCCCGTGAACCGAAGAGGATGGGAGGATTTCTTCCGGACACTGAAAATTCTTCATCCCGGTACAGTGCTCATCATGCAGCTGAATCATGCGGGCGAATATTCCTCTGACGAGTGGTCAGAGCGGGTTTGTGTCAAGCCGAAGGAGGGCTTCGGAGGCCGGCAGATCGATGCGGAATATGTTGACGGCGTGATTCGGGATTATATAGAAGCCGCGGATTTTTTGTACCGGATCGGATGCGACGGAGTGGATCTGAAATTCTGTCACGGATATCTGGGTTCACAGATCCTGCGACCATATAATGACCGGAAGTGGAAGTACGGCGGAAGCTGGGAGAACCGCAGCCGGTTTGCATTCGATATGTGTGCGGAGATACGGCGCAGAATTCCGGACCATCGTTTCCTGGTCGGCGCCAAGATTTCCGTAGTCGAAGGGATCTGGCAGGGTCAGGGGAATCGCGGAAATGAAACCGATGTGACGGAGTCCGTCGCTTTGTGTCGGGGGCTTGAAGAGCGCGGAGCCGATTTCATTATTGAATCGCTGGGAGCTGCCAGAGAACGATGGGATCTTATGGCGCCGAATCACGGCTGTCCGGAACACGTCTGGCTTCATGTGGCGGCCGCTCAGGCGATCCGGAACGCATTGAAACCGGAGACCGCGGTTGTCTGCGGAGGACTTTCGGTGCTGGGCAGAGATTACGGGAAAATTACGGACTTCTGCATAGGCGACGGAATGTTTGATATGGCGGCAATCGGGCGACAGGTTCTGGCGGATCCGGATTTCCCGGCGAAGCTTCTGAGCGGGAGAGCGGCGGAGATTAACTATTGCAGATGCTGCGACGCCTGCGGCGAGCTTCTGATTCGGCAGAAGCCGACCTGGTGTATCTACAGCAGACTTTGACGCGGCATGACAGCGCGCGTCGTGAGGAACAAAGGAAGGTCCGCGGATTTTGTCTGCGCGGCGCCTCTGCGGATATCGACGCCCGGCATGACAGCGCGCGTCGCACAGCGGGAAGGAACGGAAGGAGAAGGGCATGTCTGAAAAAGCAAGCCGGCTTGTTCGCGGGCTTCGGAACGGAGAATTTCAGGAGCAGCTGAGGCGCATCGATCCTCATGAGAATGCGATGAGCCGCAGCAGAGCACGATATATCAGTGCGCTGGAAGAGTTCCGGAGACTGTATGGCGACCGGCAGGTGGAGATTTACAGCGCTCCGGGCCGTACAGAAATCGGAGGGAACCACACCGATCATCAGCGCGGCCGGGTTCTGGCGGCCTCCGTGAATCTGGACATCATTGCAGTGGTATCGCCGACAGAAGATAATCGGATTACGCTGAAATCGGAAGGATATTCTCCTGTCTGTGTGAATCTCGCGGAGCTGCAGCCGGTGCACGGGGAAAAAGGAACATCTGCGGCTCTTATCCGGGGAGTTGTGAGCGGACTGGAAGCGGCCGGATTTCAGGCGGGAGGCTTTCAGGCCTATGTTACCGGAGCCGTACCCGGAGGGGCGGGACTGTCGTCTTCAGCGGCCTTTGAGATCCTGACAGGAACTGTTATCTCCGGACTTTATCACGATATGCAGATTCCGGCGCGGATTCTGGCCCGTGCGGGACAGGAGGCGGAGACACGGTATTTCGGAAAACCCTGCGGACTCATGGATCAGATGGCCTGCTCCGCGGGAGGACTCATTTACATTGACTTTGCGAACGAGCCCCCGGAGGTCCGGCGGCTGGAGACAGACTTTGAAAATTTCGGGCACGCACTTTGTATCGTGGAAACGGGCGGATCGCATGCGGCGATGACGGACGAGTATGCGGCGATTCCGGCAGAGATGTGCCGGATAGCAGGCTTTTATCACAAAGAAGTACTGGCGCAGGTGGAGCCCGAGGCCTTCTGGAGGGATATTCCCGCACTGCGAAAACAGTTTGGAGACCGGGCGGTGCTGCGCGCGATTCACTGGTTCGGGGAAACCTGCCGCGTTTCCGCGCAGGCCGACGCACTGGAGGCAGGGGACTTTCCGGAGTTCCTGCGACTGATTCGGGCGTCCGGGAATTCCTCCTTTCAATATTTGCAGAATGTCAGTTCCCGAAGGGATCCGAGAGAGCAGCCGATTGCCCTGGCCCTTGCCGTCAGCGACAGAATTCTGGACGGACGCGGGGCCGCCAGGGTTCACGGGGGAGGCTTTGCGGGAACAATACAGGCCTTTGTTCCTGAAGACCTCGTGGAGGAGTACAAAAAAACGCTGGACTGGATTTTCGGAGAGGGCGCCTGTCATGTGCTCCGGATCCGGAAGTACGGCGGAATGAAGGTGATATGAATGGAATTGATGAAGGATATCGGACTGCTGACGGAATATGGAATCGCAAAGGGACTGATTGAACCGGAAGATCGCAATTATACGATTAACCGGCTGCTAGAGGTATTCGGGCTTTCGGTCTATGACCCGACCCCCGCGCCTGCGCGGGGGTCGGAAGCGGAACGGTCGGACGCGCAGACGGACTGCCCGGAAGTCCGGCCGGCGCCGCCGGTTCTGCGAACCGGCGAAGGCGGCTCCGCCGCTACGACGCCGCAGGCGTCGGCGCCGGCCGGGCCGGACCTGGCGGGGCTGCTGGACAGACTGTGCGACGAGGCTTACAGCAGAGGACTCATTCCGGAAAACAGCGTGACATTC
Protein-coding sequences here:
- a CDS encoding HAMP domain-containing histidine kinase; translated protein: MKLPEILCSLATRVIVIFLLCSILYLAIFITLSAWQTKNKSAQYNKNNLQEITREKSQLISAGFTQIENDTTNMGIWYQKLYRQSGEEMYSTLPDGYRVNRDGTITRLRDRSVSRTRQSAIYVAGTAKKSAALYRDIAISEQLDDAFAEVVKNKVVTWAYLVDKNNILRCSPYSDLKAQFETDHDQRSDPFYLDASEKNDPDRVAVWTKPYSDYLRTGWMITCSYPIYDEKDRFYGVVCIDLSLNKLMKRYFSDFSIGDTGRIYWLTKDGGIYYQSDMKDSEEQGEIFSKNIFEKGDVGSAKEKAMREALKSGRGIYEYSERRREKILFCSRVSDTDTVLLIEVNRSEIVPRNRIDLPTVLILILVTILMSFIFLMWLRYNFSHPMNDLVARANRISEGDYSLIRRAADESELREIRDLDRAFTTMNARIEEYTRSISKRNKEISTILETIEGTLLIVNRNGEVVVSSRESESVSPEIVMRELEKLRKEPHPRMDSEQIILGSEVYRNTYYPICGEGGELSEVVISSDKVTQSVLLEKEVQQMEKMAGIGQFAAAIVHELKNHLAVMKGAAYILKLEGVNKEEVGRIERAADEAEKVIYTLLDYSRDDDERMEMVHVGTFIRQILLLSNKTLIRQNIEVIENIDSSCYIHMGSPEALKVILQNIIINAIQAIGADGRIEIDCRRDGDNVEISVKDDGEPIPADLREKIFEPFYTTKENGNGIGLWITRRLTDSLGGTVTATTDENSVTEFDIILPVNTPQDN
- a CDS encoding hemerythrin domain-containing protein — translated: MYATDVMVEEHKNINYMLRVIREICCGILEGAPVDADEHRRIIDFVRNYADRYHHGKEEKFLFPVMESRLGVPGQSLIRHGMLVEHDLGRAHVADWENALELYEKEPLTTHKLDILTGAMGYADLLQRHTEKENNVVYPYGEAHLPADDKAVIDGQAREFEALPESEDVREKHLTFLREMMEKYGVEYSR
- a CDS encoding 2,4-dienoyl-CoA reductase; translated protein: MGKFSNLEKSLKIGELTSRNRFCVQPMECCDAEEDGNVSARALKRYARYCDGGAGAVVIESVTLQYASRSTRRQLLLNVHDPVNRRGWEDFFRTLKILHPGTVLIMQLNHAGEYSSDEWSERVCVKPKEGFGGRQIDAEYVDGVIRDYIEAADFLYRIGCDGVDLKFCHGYLGSQILRPYNDRKWKYGGSWENRSRFAFDMCAEIRRRIPDHRFLVGAKISVVEGIWQGQGNRGNETDVTESVALCRGLEERGADFIIESLGAARERWDLMAPNHGCPEHVWLHVAAAQAIRNALKPETAVVCGGLSVLGRDYGKITDFCIGDGMFDMAAIGRQVLADPDFPAKLLSGRAAEINYCRCCDACGELLIRQKPTWCIYSRL
- a CDS encoding sigma-54-dependent transcriptional regulator, which encodes MKSNSILLVDDDRELLGVYQKIFTLKGFQVQTADNGSAALKLMSRGGISVVILDIIMPKMDGMEVLLRIKENWPATEVIMLTAEGSISGAVDAVKKGAYTYFVKPADIDELIVNVTKAQELAEVRRENHRLKQHIDTISVTNRLIGESDAARKMREEAVTIGRTMASVLITGESGTGKEVMAHMIHQCSERADKPFVSVNCAAFNENLIESELFGSERGAYTGAEKRRKGRFEIADGGTIFFDEIGELSLNMQAKLLRVLQEKAFERVGGSETIQSDFRLISATNADLKQAVEEGRFRLDLYYRINILPIEIPPLRTRKEDIPLLAVYFLDRISKEMNRRIAPPPEALMNCLCNYDWPGNIRELRNIIERLVVMAKDGRVSVSDLPPEIRTGSAVSTGDSRGMPAASTGDSRGMPAAPPDDSRGMPVTSASGHPVGHEALRSATHNFERDYITEVMRRNSWNVTKAAREMNIARKTLYKKLNDYGIKYR
- a CDS encoding DUF1858 domain-containing protein; translation: MDNVMNATKVTKDMLVGDIVANIPGAAEALMNAGMHCLGCPASQSESLENASMVHGLDPDSVVEAVNAAIAEA
- a CDS encoding galactokinase; this encodes MSEKASRLVRGLRNGEFQEQLRRIDPHENAMSRSRARYISALEEFRRLYGDRQVEIYSAPGRTEIGGNHTDHQRGRVLAASVNLDIIAVVSPTEDNRITLKSEGYSPVCVNLAELQPVHGEKGTSAALIRGVVSGLEAAGFQAGGFQAYVTGAVPGGAGLSSSAAFEILTGTVISGLYHDMQIPARILARAGQEAETRYFGKPCGLMDQMACSAGGLIYIDFANEPPEVRRLETDFENFGHALCIVETGGSHAAMTDEYAAIPAEMCRIAGFYHKEVLAQVEPEAFWRDIPALRKQFGDRAVLRAIHWFGETCRVSAQADALEAGDFPEFLRLIRASGNSSFQYLQNVSSRRDPREQPIALALAVSDRILDGRGAARVHGGGFAGTIQAFVPEDLVEEYKKTLDWIFGEGACHVLRIRKYGGMKVI